A stretch of the Bombyx mori chromosome 14, ASM3026992v2 genome encodes the following:
- the LOC101736876 gene encoding REPTOR-binding partner isoform X1 yields the protein MAVKVVPIWNESLGGGVYGSVGASGAEGGERREGGKRGRRPGRKAQLDKQDMKAKLERSRQSARECRARKKLRYQYLEELVADRERSVLALRKELDKYYKWNMELDQGRMPEGLEAVLQEIGAVKQEETKPF from the exons ATGGCTGTGAAGGTCGTTCCGATATGGAAT GAGTCCCTGGGTGGAGGGGTATACGGGTCAGTGGGTGCGTCGGGCGCGGAGGGTGGGGAGAGACGTGAGGGAGGCAAGCGGGGACGCAGGCCCGGTAGGAAGGCACAACTGGACAAACAGGACATGAAGGCTAAATTGG AACGCAGCCGACAGTCGGCTCGCGAATGTCGCGCCCGTAAGAAGCTCAGATACCAATATCTGGAGGAGCTGGTGGCTGACAGGGAGCGATCCGTTTTGGCGCTCCGGAAAGAACTTGACAAG TACTACAAATGGAATATGGAATTGGATCAAGGTCGGATGCCCGAGGGGCTGGAGGCGGTACTCCAAGAGATCGGAGCCGTAAAACAGGAGGAAACAAAACCGTTTTAA
- the LOC119629516 gene encoding neuropeptides capa receptor has protein sequence MERITGSPEAFPISPGQMVFAGLPQELLYYWHVYPDLFGNSVCKLRAFISETTTYASVLTVVAFSMERYVAICHPFHNCALSAFKRAIFAILIIWLISVVFAIPLTNYRKPHSLTFSEYSRVCLLTTERDLHSYLAGISVTFFFIPMTILAVAYTRIALTIRSRILSAAESLKSRANRGQQDKTAMKVLAAVVIAFFICWAPFHVQRLVNYKISEGLKGPLYAFTGVLYYLSATTNPILYNVMSKRYRLAFRETFTGVKSVTHKSLTKLDKHLSQQQP, from the exons ATGGAgcggattactggtagcccggaggcctttccaatttcgcCAGGACAGATGG TTTTCGCAGGTTTACCCCAAGAACTGTTGTATTACTGGCACGTTTATCCTGATTTATTCGGAAACTCCGTGTGCAAGTTACGAGCGTTCATTAGTGAAAC CACAACATACGCTTCGGTTCTCACTGTCGTTGCGTTCTCAATGGAACGGTACGTGGCCATTTGCCATCCGTTTCACAACTGCGCTTTGTCGGCCTTCAAAAGAGCTATATTTGCTATATTAATTATATGGCTAATCAGCGTGGTGTTTGCAATACCCTTAACTAACTATAGGAAACCAC ACTCTTTAACGTTCTCTGAGTATTCGCGTGTTTGCTTGTTAACCACCGAGCGAGATCTGCATAGCTACTTAGCTGGTATCTCTGTAACTTTCTTCTTTATACCGATGACTATTTTGGCTGTTGCATATACAAGAATTGCCTTGACGATTAG GTCAAGAATATTATCAGCAGCCGAATCGTTAAAAAGTCGAGCGAATAGAGGGCAACAAGACAAGACTGCAATGAAAGTACTTG CTGCAGTAGTAATAGCGTTTTTCATTTGCTGGGCACCCTTCCACGTTCAACGCTTGGTCAATTATAAAATTAGCGAGGGACTAAAAGGTCCTCTGTACGCTTTCACAGGTGTCCTGTATTATTTGTCGGCTACAACTAATCCTATACTATACAATGTTATGAGTAAAAG ATACCGTTTGGCATTCCGAGAAACGTTTACCGGTGTGAAATCAGTGACACACAAATCTCTTACGAAACTTGACAAGCACCTGAGCCAACAACAACCTTAA
- the LOC101736876 gene encoding REPTOR-binding partner isoform X3 — translation MESLRNLEESLGGGVYGSVGASGAEGGERREGGKRGRRPGRKAQLDKQDMKAKLERSRQSARECRARKKLRYQYLEELVADRERSVLALRKELDKYYKWNMELDQGRMPEGLEAVLQEIGAVKQEETKPF, via the exons GAGTCCCTGGGTGGAGGGGTATACGGGTCAGTGGGTGCGTCGGGCGCGGAGGGTGGGGAGAGACGTGAGGGAGGCAAGCGGGGACGCAGGCCCGGTAGGAAGGCACAACTGGACAAACAGGACATGAAGGCTAAATTGG AACGCAGCCGACAGTCGGCTCGCGAATGTCGCGCCCGTAAGAAGCTCAGATACCAATATCTGGAGGAGCTGGTGGCTGACAGGGAGCGATCCGTTTTGGCGCTCCGGAAAGAACTTGACAAG TACTACAAATGGAATATGGAATTGGATCAAGGTCGGATGCCCGAGGGGCTGGAGGCGGTACTCCAAGAGATCGGAGCCGTAAAACAGGAGGAAACAAAACCGTTTTAA